Proteins from a genomic interval of Oncorhynchus nerka isolate Pitt River linkage group LG13, Oner_Uvic_2.0, whole genome shotgun sequence:
- the LOC115119862 gene encoding thyroxine 5-deiodinase-like: MQETAGVLTVRALKHAALCLVFLPRFILAALMLWLLDFLCIRRKVLLKMREQGSSRDDPPVCVSDSNKMFTLESLRAVWYGQKLDFFKSAHLGCIAPNTEVVQLKDRRRVRVLDYVKGRRPLILNFGSCSUPPFMTRLAAFQRVASQYADIADSLLVYIEEAHPSDGWVSSDAPYQIPKHCCLEDRLKAAQLMHSEVPGSNVVVDNMDNSSNAAYGAYFERLYILRDERVVYQGARGPEGYRISELRNWLAQYRNDLENSRTVVVHV; this comes from the coding sequence ATGCAGGAGACTGCAGGTGTCCTGACGGTGCGGGCCCTGAAACACGCAGCCCTCTGTCTGGTTTTTCTGCCCCGGTTCATCCTGGCAGCGCTGATGCTGTGGCTCCTGGACTTCCTGTGCATCAGGAGGAAGGTGCTGCTGAAGATGAGGGAGCAGGGCAGCAGCCGCGATGACCCGCCCGTTTGCGTCTCCGACTCCAACAAGATGTTCACCCTGGAGTCGCTCAGAGCCGTGTGGTATGGACAAAAATTAGACTTTTTCAAATCAGCGCACCTTGGATGTATCGCGCCCAACACAGAGGTGGTGCAGCTGAAGGACCGGCGCAGGGTCAGAGTCCTGGACTATGTGAAAGGGAGGAGACCTCTCATCCTCAACTTCGGTAGTTGCTCCTGACCACCGTTTATGACGCGCTTGGCCGCGTTTCAGCGCGTCGCGAGCCAGTACGCGGACATCGCTGACTCTCTGCTTGTATACATCGAGGAGGCGCATCCCTCTGACGGCTGGGTGAGCTCCGATGCGCCGTACCAGATACCCAAGCACTGTTGTCTAGAGGACAGACTGAAAGCCGCTCAGCTGATGCACTCTGAGGTGCCCGGCAGCAACGTGGTGGTGGATAATATGGACAACTCGTCTAACGCGGCGTATGGAGCCTATTTTGAGAGACTTTATATCCTGAGGGATGAGCGGGTCGTGTATCAGGGGGCCAGAGGACCAGAGGGCTACCGGATATCAGAGTTGAGGAACTGGCTCGCGCAATACCGGAACGATTTGGAGAATTCCAGAACAGTGGTGGTCCACGTTTAA